ATTTTATTTCTTCTATCAATCAACTGAACCATTACAATTTTTCTGACGAGCTAAAAATCAATTTTCTTTTTGATTTAATAAAGGCCCCTATTCTCAAACTTATCCATGAAGAATTGATCAAAGAAGTAAACCGTAACTTAATCTTAATGATTAACTCTAAACCTTACCAAAACTTAGACGAATTTATCAGAAAGTTTTTTGATATCCTAAAAGAAAAGCTCAACCTTTACCCACGTACTGCTCTTGAATGTATTAAAAACATAGGGATTTGTATTTTAAACAAAAAAGAGGTTTACCTTATAGAGGTATTGATAAATGAAATCATAAAGTTTGGATTTCAACCTCCGCAGATCAAAGGTATTGGTTTAAATTGGAAGATTATCCAAAACCCACACCATCTCCTTAACATAAAAACTTGGCTTGAGATTTTTAAGGTCAATCCTGAATGGTGTAGCAGTCTTTTGGCTGCTATGATCTTAAACCTAAGACTATATGGAATTTCTATCAAAGATACAGACCTTTTCCAAAAGGAGATTACTCAGCTACTTAACGCTCCTATCAAACCAGTGTACAACCTTACCAAACAGTTTTGTAAACTACTACCTGTTTATTACAACGAAATCGGAGCAGAAGGTCTTATAAGAGACCTCTCAACAGAATTAGATGAACTTTTTAACAGACAAGATTCTTTAATCCATTTTTTAAGAAAGTTTATACACATCGAAAACTCAAGCTTAGCAGTTGAATTTATAAAAGATATTCTTAAATACTGGTTTACCCTGGAAGATAGACATATTCTCAAATATTTACCTGAAGTACTTCATAACAAGTTAAAAAATGAAGAAATTGAAATTCATATCAAAATGCAAAGTTTGTTTCAGGCTGTTTTTCAAAAAGCAAATTTAAAAAATTTTGAGGACTTTTTAAACTTAGAGCTTTCTTCTTTAAAAAAAATCCTTAACGACATAGATTTCGAAGAAATATATAAAAAAGAAACTCTATCTTACGGTTTCTTTGTACCATTTAGAATGTCAAAAGTATTTTGGAGTTTTAAAAGACATAAACCTTTTGTTAATCCAATACGACGAAAAGGAATATCCATTTATAGCAGAACTAAAGGACCTTCTTCAAAAAGAACCTCAGGACTTATATGTGATTTTAGAAAAGATCTTAGACTGGATGTCTGAGCTTAAAGAGATTATTTTGTCTAAGCAAACCTATCCTCCTATAGAAGAGATTCTTCAAAAAAGACACGTAGCTGCTGACATTCCTTCTATGTATGGGAGGTATAAAGAGAAAAAATTTGATGCCTTAGGACTCACCTTTCGTCTGGAATATCTTGCCAATCTTTTATTTGAAAAGCTTATAGAAAAGTTTGACCTTCAGTTTATCACAAGAGCCTCTTTTTTTAAAATCCTGAAAATATTAAAGCTTTTTAAAAAGGCTTTAGAGATCGATGGAATTTTTTCTCAAAAATTTGAATCTTCGTTAAATCTTCTCGAATATTCTTTGAAAAGTTATCCCCTAACCTACAGTCAATATTTAGATATTTTTCGTGGATTATTAGACGGTGTTCAACACATAGTAAAAGTTTACTATGTAAACCCTTTCCTCAAGGTCTTTCCTTTGGTATTTCAAACTCTAAATGAAGACGAAATTTTAGAAAAGTACAAGAAATGTTTGTGTGGTTTAGAAAAAGAGCAACGTTATTTTTGTATAAGTGAGGTGGTAATAAAAGACCTTATAGGAGAGGCTTTTAGTCTAACCCATCTAGACCGTTTTCTTAAAAAAATCTACGATATCCTTTCTTCTTATTTAGAAAAGATAGCTAAAGAGGACCTGAATTTATTAATGAGCTACGACCCAAGAAGAATTCTCTCTTCTCTACATAAACCTAATAATTTAGTAACAGATTTGATTTACCTCGGTAACAAAGGATACATTCTTACGATATTAGCTCAAGAACAAAAGATAAAAAACAAAATCCCACCAGGTTTTATTTTAACTACAGAAGTGTTTAGATGTTACCCTCTTATAAAAAAATATCCTGAATTATGGCTTGATTATACTGAAAAAATTGAACAAAATATCAAGATGTTAGAAGATATTTCTCAGAAAGTTTTTGGAGGTAAAGAAAATCCTCTGGTAGTAAGTATAAGAAGTGGAGCGGCCCTCTCTATGCCTGGGATGATGAATTCTATCCTGAACGTAGGTTTAAATCTTGAGACAGTAGAGGGGTTGGCAAGGGCTTCTGGGAATACTTGGTTTGCTTGGGATACCTATCGCAGGTTTATTCAAAGCTGGGCTATGGCCTTTGGTGTCCCTCGAGATTTTTTTAACCATCTTATGCGAGAGCATAAACGAAAATACAAAGTAAAGAAAAAAAGAGAGTTTAGCGGTGAACAAATGCAAGAACTTGCGCTGCTCTACAGGAAAAGTATTCAAGAATTGGGAATTCCAGTCATCGATGATCCTTGGGAACAGCTTTTTAAAGGGATTGAATTAATTTTAACCTCTTGGTTTAATGAAAAAGCTAAGTCTTATAGAGAAATAATGCAGCTTTCTGATGAGTGGGGAACGGCTGTAATCATCCAACAGATGGTTTTTGGAAACATAGGAGATCACACAGGTACAGGGGTAACACTTACTACCTCCCCTGTAGGCAAGTTTCCAAGAATTATTCTCTGGGGAGATTATACCTCCTATAATCAAGGAGAAGACATCGTATCAGGTTTGGTCAACGCCTACCCAATTTCTATAGAACAAAAGAAAATAGAAGAACGAGAAGGACCTTGTTTACAAGAAGCCTTTCCAGATGTATATAAAGCTTTACTTGATTTAGCCTATTATCTAGTCTATGAAAAAGGATGGGGACATCAAGAAATCGAGTTTACTTTTGAAGGAAATGACCCAGATTCTCTTTATATTTTACAAGTAAGAGATATAATTCTTAGAGAAGAAAGGGATATTCCTTTCTTCTCTAAAGAATTGCTAAAAAATTTAGAGTATATCGGGAAAGGAATAGGAGTTACAGGAGGTTTAATCTCAGGAAGGATAGTGTTTGGTTGGGAAGATATCATAACCATGGATACAGGAGATCCTTTGGTGTTAGTAAGATATGATACCGTACCGGACAACATTAAAGAAATTCATAAAGTAGATGGAATCCTTACGGCAAGAGGAGGGCAAACCTCTCATGCTGCTATCGTAGCCTCAAGATTAGGTAAAATCTGTGTAGTTGGTTGTGAGAATTTAAGCATAGATGAAATAAAGAAAGAAGCAAAAATTAATGGCCACAAACTTAGATTAGGAGAATGGATCACGTTAAACGGGATAACAGGTCAAGTTTTTAAAGGAAAGATTGACCTTTTAACCAAAGCCTCTAAATATAATCTATAAAAGGAGGGTACCATGAAATTAGGAATAAATGGATTAGGAAGAATTGGAAAACTTACTTTGTGGCATCACATAGCAAGAAAATATTTTGACGAAATTGTAGTCAACGTAGGTAGGGAAGTGGGAACTTCTTTCGCTGATATAGCAAGCTACATAGAGAAAGACAGCACCTATGGATGGCTCCCTGTTTATCTTTATGGGCACAAAGGTAAAAGAGTGATTGAAAATTTGGACGAAAAAGAAGGAACGATGTATATAGATGGTATTAAGGTAAAAGTCTTGAGAACTAGTAGGAATCCGAAAAACATAAACTGGAGAGAAGAAGGGGTAAAACTGGTGGTTGATTGTACTGGAAAGTTTAGAGACCCAAATACAGACCCGGAGGATTCTAAAGGTTCAATCAGGGGACATTTTTTAGGAGGAGCCGAAAAAGTAATTCTTTCAGCACCTTTTAAAATTAAAGATAAAGAAAAAGGTATTCCAGAAGACGCAATCACTATAGTTTATGGAATAAACGAAGAGGTTTATCAACCTAACAAACATAACCTTATTTCAGCTGCTTCCTGCACCACTACTTGTTTAGCTTATATGATTAAACCTCTTTTGGACTATTTTGGGGTAGATAGAATACTTTCTGCCTCGATGGTGACAGTTCATGCTGCTACAAGTTCTCAGGTAGTACTTGACCGTTTACCTAAGGAAGGGGCAAAAGATCTAAGAAGGATGAGAAGTATCTTTAATAATATCATCCTTACCACTACAGGGGCTGCAGAAGCTCTTAGTTTAGTCATACCTGAAATGAAAAAAGTAGGTTTTATGGCAGAAAGTGTAAGAGTTCCGTTAAACACCGGAAGCTTGATCATCCTGACGGTTAACATCCAAGATGAAAGCATAGAAAATCACATAGATAGAGAACTTATCAACAACATTTATAAAGAAGCAGCCAATACTAAATACAAAGACTTTTTGATTTTCACCACAGAACAAAACGTCTCTTCTGACATCATAGGATATCCTAAAGCAGCCGCAATAATTGAAGGAAGTGAAACCCATACCAGAACTGCAACTGCCAAGGTAGACATCTGTAAAGCCCTTCCGGAAGGAAATAGCATGACATGCACTCATGTAGAGATACCCATTACCCAAGTGGTGATTTACGGTTGGTATGATAACGAGCTCGGTTCTTACACCAACATGTTAGGAGAACTCACAGTTTACATAGCTGAAAAAATGATTTAAGTATGGTTAGGCAACTATGATTAGAAGAAAAGGTAGAGAAATAGCCTTACAGATTTTATACCAGAAAGAACTTTCTAATGTGTCTATAGATGAAGCTATCACTCTTTATAAAAAGTTTCTTAATATAAACAGTCCTGAAGCTTTAAAGTTTGGAGAAGAACTAGTAAGAGGTATCTATGAAAACTTAGAGTTTATAGATTCTATCATAAGAAAATATACCCCTTCTTGGCCTTTAGAAAGGATAAACGTTACAGACAAAAATATATTGAGAATAGCGGTATATGAAATGTTTTTTAGACCTGATATCCCTGAAGTGGTTTCTATCAATGAAGCGATAGAAATAGCTAAGATTTATGGTACCGATGATTCGCCAAGTTTTATAAACGGGGTTTTAGACAGTATTTATAAAAAGGAAATAAAGGCGCATAAAAATGAAAAAACCTAAGATAATAACCATAGACGGACCTGCAGCCTCTGGGAAAACCACCATAGCTAAGCTTTTGGCTAAATCCCTTGGATATTGTTTGTTAGAATCAGGGGCTTTTTATAGGTTGGTTACCTACCTTCTTTTAAAACACAATCTTTACGAAAAATTTATCCAAAAAAACTTAAACCTTATAGAAACATTAAGCAAGCTTTTTTCTTCGGTGAAGATAAACCTTACGGCTGAGGCAACACAAATTTTTTACGAAGGAAGGGAAATAAAATCTGAACTCAGAGAAATCCAAGTAGAGGAAAGAGTTTCTGTAGTAGCTTCTATACCAGAAGTAAGAGAATTTATCAACGATTTTTTAAGAAAGTTGGTGGACAACCGTTTAGTAGTAGCAGAAGGGCGTGATATGGGAAGTGTGGTTTTTAAAGATGCTGAGGTTAAAGTTTTTCTTACAGCTGATGAAAGGATTAGGGCTGAAAGAAGATTTCAAGAGAAAACCGAAAAAGAAAGTCTACCTTATACCCAAGTGATGGATAGTTTAAAAAAAAGAGACCAGCTTGACAGCACAAGAAAGGTAGCGCCTTTAACTGTTCCTGAAGGAGCTTTAATTTTAGACACCTCTCACTTAACACCTGAGGAGGTATTAACCAAAATTTTAAATTACTTAGAAAAAATATGAAAAAAAATTTTTTGAGTATAGAGGAGTTTATAAAAAAAGAAAAGGAAAAAGCTCGTAAACTTAGACAAACAAGATGGTGGAGAAGACAGTTAGAAAGAGGTATATGTTATTATTGCGGAAGAAGAGTAGGCGCTAAAAATCTTACGATGGACCATAAAATTCCTCTTTCAAGAGGGGGAACTTCGGACAGAGTCAATATAGTTCCTTGTTGTAAGGATTGTAACAATAAAAAAAAGTATCTTTTACCTTGGGAATGGGACGAGTACATAAAAAGTCTCAAATCTAAAAAGGTAGACGGAGAATGATATGTGCGGAATAATAGGGTATATAGGAAATAGACCGATCATTCCTGTTTTGTTAGAAGGTTTAAGAAGGCTTGAATACAGAGGTTATGATTCAGCAGGGATAGTGTTTTTAGAAGACGAAGAAATAAAAATAGTTAAGACTAAAGGAAAAATCTTAAACTTAGAAGAAAAACTCTTTAATGATTTCCCTAAGAAAGCTAAAGCCCCTGGGTTAGGACATACCAGATGGGCTACCCATGGAGAACCTTCTGACGAAAACGCTCATCCTCATTTTGACTGTCATAAATCTTTAGCCTTGGTGCACAACGGCATCATAGAAAATTATTATGAGTTAAAGACTAAACTTATAGCTAAAGGTCATAAGTTTTACTCAGCAACTGATACTGAAGTGATCGTGCACTTAATAGAAGATTTCTTAAACCAAGGAATACCACTTAAAGAGGCGTTTTTTAAGGCTCTAAAAGAACTAAAAGGTGCCTATGCTGTGGCCTTGATTCATAAAGAAAATCCTGATTTTATTTTGATTGGAAGAAACCAAAGTCCTGTAGTAATAGGTTTAGGAAAACAGGAAAATTTTGTAGCCTCTGAC
Above is a genomic segment from Thermodesulfobacterium commune DSM 2178 containing:
- a CDS encoding PEP/pyruvate-binding domain-containing protein; amino-acid sequence: MLIQYDEKEYPFIAELKDLLQKEPQDLYVILEKILDWMSELKEIILSKQTYPPIEEILQKRHVAADIPSMYGRYKEKKFDALGLTFRLEYLANLLFEKLIEKFDLQFITRASFFKILKILKLFKKALEIDGIFSQKFESSLNLLEYSLKSYPLTYSQYLDIFRGLLDGVQHIVKVYYVNPFLKVFPLVFQTLNEDEILEKYKKCLCGLEKEQRYFCISEVVIKDLIGEAFSLTHLDRFLKKIYDILSSYLEKIAKEDLNLLMSYDPRRILSSLHKPNNLVTDLIYLGNKGYILTILAQEQKIKNKIPPGFILTTEVFRCYPLIKKYPELWLDYTEKIEQNIKMLEDISQKVFGGKENPLVVSIRSGAALSMPGMMNSILNVGLNLETVEGLARASGNTWFAWDTYRRFIQSWAMAFGVPRDFFNHLMREHKRKYKVKKKREFSGEQMQELALLYRKSIQELGIPVIDDPWEQLFKGIELILTSWFNEKAKSYREIMQLSDEWGTAVIIQQMVFGNIGDHTGTGVTLTTSPVGKFPRIILWGDYTSYNQGEDIVSGLVNAYPISIEQKKIEEREGPCLQEAFPDVYKALLDLAYYLVYEKGWGHQEIEFTFEGNDPDSLYILQVRDIILREERDIPFFSKELLKNLEYIGKGIGVTGGLISGRIVFGWEDIITMDTGDPLVLVRYDTVPDNIKEIHKVDGILTARGGQTSHAAIVASRLGKICVVGCENLSIDEIKKEAKINGHKLRLGEWITLNGITGQVFKGKIDLLTKASKYNL
- a CDS encoding type I glyceraldehyde-3-phosphate dehydrogenase: MKLGINGLGRIGKLTLWHHIARKYFDEIVVNVGREVGTSFADIASYIEKDSTYGWLPVYLYGHKGKRVIENLDEKEGTMYIDGIKVKVLRTSRNPKNINWREEGVKLVVDCTGKFRDPNTDPEDSKGSIRGHFLGGAEKVILSAPFKIKDKEKGIPEDAITIVYGINEEVYQPNKHNLISAASCTTTCLAYMIKPLLDYFGVDRILSASMVTVHAATSSQVVLDRLPKEGAKDLRRMRSIFNNIILTTTGAAEALSLVIPEMKKVGFMAESVRVPLNTGSLIILTVNIQDESIENHIDRELINNIYKEAANTKYKDFLIFTTEQNVSSDIIGYPKAAAIIEGSETHTRTATAKVDICKALPEGNSMTCTHVEIPITQVVIYGWYDNELGSYTNMLGELTVYIAEKMI
- the nusB gene encoding transcription antitermination factor NusB, whose product is MIRRKGREIALQILYQKELSNVSIDEAITLYKKFLNINSPEALKFGEELVRGIYENLEFIDSIIRKYTPSWPLERINVTDKNILRIAVYEMFFRPDIPEVVSINEAIEIAKIYGTDDSPSFINGVLDSIYKKEIKAHKNEKT
- the cmk gene encoding (d)CMP kinase, translating into MKKPKIITIDGPAASGKTTIAKLLAKSLGYCLLESGAFYRLVTYLLLKHNLYEKFIQKNLNLIETLSKLFSSVKINLTAEATQIFYEGREIKSELREIQVEERVSVVASIPEVREFINDFLRKLVDNRLVVAEGRDMGSVVFKDAEVKVFLTADERIRAERRFQEKTEKESLPYTQVMDSLKKRDQLDSTRKVAPLTVPEGALILDTSHLTPEEVLTKILNYLEKI
- a CDS encoding HNH endonuclease produces the protein MKKNFLSIEEFIKKEKEKARKLRQTRWWRRQLERGICYYCGRRVGAKNLTMDHKIPLSRGGTSDRVNIVPCCKDCNNKKKYLLPWEWDEYIKSLKSKKVDGE